One Lottiidibacillus patelloidae DNA window includes the following coding sequences:
- a CDS encoding spore germination protein GerPB: MNFYINQSIVIHQLKVGGVTNSSVLQIGSAGMIKPLSNLYNTGGFKGPAPEAAKISGPLVPLASTS, translated from the coding sequence ATGAACTTTTATATAAATCAATCCATCGTCATCCATCAATTAAAAGTTGGCGGAGTTACTAATTCCTCTGTGTTGCAAATTGGAAGTGCTGGGATGATAAAACCACTTTCAAACCTTTATAATACTGGTGGATTTAAAGGTCCAGCACCAGAAGCTGCAAAAATATCAGGGCCATTAGTTCCACTTGCATCTACTTCTTAA
- a CDS encoding spore germination protein: protein MPSIVGNLKINSIGSSGVVNIGDSMYISPSSSAKTFAGAGSFNTGDFGQTNNTLSATNTSDPDISDQNTSK, encoded by the coding sequence ATGCCATCAATTGTTGGTAATTTAAAAATTAACTCAATCGGTTCTAGTGGAGTAGTTAATATTGGGGATTCCATGTACATTTCTCCTAGTAGTTCTGCTAAAACTTTTGCTGGTGCCGGTTCTTTTAATACTGGTGATTTTGGTCAAACGAACAATACTCTCTCGGCAACTAATACATCAGATCCTGATATATCGGATCAAAATACGTCAAAATAG
- a CDS encoding acyl-CoA dehydrogenase, with product MNFELTDEQRMIQEMVRDFAKKEIEPKAIEIDKTEEFPVETFKKMGELGILGIPFPEEYGGSGGDTISYALAVEEVGKACGSTGLSYAAAVSLGASPIYYFGTEEQKQQYLKPLASGEALGAFGLTEPNAGSDAGGTQTKAVLDGDEYVINGSKCFITNANFAKTTIVTAYTGKDERGKNIISAIIVPNDTPGFSTTKMVDKMGLRGSDTAEIFLEDVRVPKENLLGDPKRGFSQFLYTLDGGRISIGALSVGIAQAAYERALAYAKERKQFGKSISSFQAVQFKLADMAMEIELARNQVLKAAWLKDQGKPFGKESAFAKLFASETAMRVSDQAIQIHGGNGYMQEYVVERYLRDAKLMEIGEGTSEIQRLVIARHLGC from the coding sequence ATGAATTTTGAACTAACTGATGAGCAACGTATGATTCAAGAGATGGTTCGTGATTTTGCAAAAAAAGAGATTGAGCCAAAAGCGATTGAAATTGATAAAACGGAAGAGTTTCCGGTTGAAACATTTAAAAAAATGGGTGAGTTAGGCATTTTAGGTATTCCATTTCCTGAAGAATATGGTGGATCAGGCGGAGATACAATTTCTTACGCATTAGCTGTTGAAGAAGTAGGTAAGGCATGTGGATCAACTGGATTAAGTTATGCTGCAGCTGTTTCCCTTGGAGCAAGCCCAATTTACTACTTTGGAACAGAAGAGCAAAAACAACAGTATTTAAAGCCATTAGCTTCAGGAGAAGCGCTAGGTGCTTTCGGTTTAACTGAACCTAATGCTGGATCGGATGCTGGTGGTACCCAGACAAAAGCCGTTTTAGACGGAGATGAATATGTGATTAATGGTTCGAAATGCTTCATCACTAATGCCAACTTTGCTAAAACAACAATTGTTACCGCTTACACAGGGAAAGATGAGCGTGGTAAAAATATCATTTCAGCTATCATAGTTCCAAATGATACACCTGGTTTTTCAACAACAAAGATGGTCGATAAAATGGGGTTAAGAGGGTCTGATACTGCGGAAATTTTCTTAGAGGATGTTCGTGTTCCAAAAGAGAATTTATTAGGGGATCCTAAAAGAGGATTTAGCCAATTCCTATACACATTAGATGGTGGAAGGATTTCAATTGGGGCTTTATCAGTCGGAATTGCGCAAGCAGCATATGAAAGAGCTTTAGCTTATGCGAAAGAGCGGAAGCAGTTCGGAAAGTCAATATCTTCTTTCCAAGCAGTCCAGTTTAAATTAGCTGATATGGCAATGGAAATTGAATTGGCACGCAATCAAGTGCTAAAAGCTGCATGGTTGAAAGATCAAGGGAAACCATTTGGAAAAGAGTCTGCATTCGCAAAATTATTTGCTTCGGAGACGGCAATGCGTGTAAGTGATCAAGCGATTCAAATTCACGGTGGTAATGGTTATATGCAAGAATACGTAGTTGAGCGTTATTTACGTGATGCAAAGTTAATGGAAATTGGAGAAGGTACTTCCGAGATTCAACGCTTAGTAATTGCAAGACATTTAGGTTGCTAG
- a CDS encoding acetyl-CoA carboxylase biotin carboxylase subunit encodes MFNKVLIANRGEIACRIIRTCKKINIPTVAIYSEADAQGLHVQEADEAFCVGAARVNESYLKADKIIEIAKEANVDAIHPGYGLLSENANFAKACEEAGITFIGPDANAITVMGSKIEARKTMQAANVPVVPGLTRALIDVDEAVEVAKDMGYPVMLKASAGGGGIGMQVVANEEELRKSFAGNQSRAENFFGDGAMFIEKYIANPRHIEIQLLADKEGNTISLWERDCSVQRRHQKVIEEAPSPFLDEKTRKEMSTAAINAAKAINYYNAGTVEFLVDENKDFYFLEMNTRLQVEHPVTEEITGFDIVEEQLKIAANQTLTIKQEDVPLKGHAIEVRIYAEDPVRFFPSPGTISEMKIPYMKGIRHELGVQEGMAVTPFYDPMIAKCVATGETRAEAIRLMQEALNHYQVEGIKTNIPMLQTVLDHEEFKQGNATTDFVQKYLTKKKEKKK; translated from the coding sequence ATGTTTAACAAAGTATTAATTGCAAATCGTGGAGAAATTGCATGCCGAATTATTCGTACATGTAAAAAAATAAATATTCCAACTGTCGCAATATACTCTGAGGCAGATGCTCAAGGATTACATGTTCAAGAAGCAGACGAGGCATTTTGCGTAGGGGCTGCTCGTGTAAATGAAAGTTATTTAAAAGCTGATAAAATTATTGAAATTGCCAAAGAAGCAAATGTCGATGCGATTCATCCTGGTTATGGATTGTTATCTGAAAACGCTAACTTTGCTAAGGCGTGTGAAGAAGCTGGAATTACTTTTATCGGCCCAGATGCTAATGCAATCACGGTTATGGGAAGTAAAATAGAAGCTAGAAAAACGATGCAAGCTGCAAACGTCCCGGTTGTACCTGGGTTAACAAGAGCACTAATTGATGTAGATGAGGCAGTTGAAGTTGCAAAAGACATGGGTTACCCAGTCATGTTAAAAGCCTCAGCAGGTGGTGGCGGAATTGGCATGCAAGTTGTTGCCAATGAAGAAGAACTTAGAAAGAGCTTTGCAGGTAACCAAAGCCGAGCAGAAAATTTCTTTGGAGATGGCGCGATGTTTATTGAAAAATATATCGCAAATCCTAGACATATTGAAATTCAATTACTTGCTGATAAAGAAGGTAATACAATTTCTTTATGGGAAAGAGACTGCTCAGTACAACGTCGTCATCAAAAAGTTATTGAAGAAGCGCCTTCACCATTCCTTGATGAAAAGACTAGAAAAGAAATGTCAACTGCTGCAATAAATGCAGCAAAAGCAATCAACTATTATAATGCTGGTACAGTAGAATTTTTAGTTGATGAGAATAAAGACTTTTACTTTTTAGAAATGAATACAAGACTTCAAGTTGAGCATCCTGTAACAGAGGAAATTACTGGTTTTGATATTGTTGAAGAACAGTTAAAAATAGCTGCTAATCAAACGCTAACAATTAAGCAAGAGGATGTACCTTTAAAAGGTCATGCAATTGAAGTTCGTATTTATGCTGAGGATCCTGTGCGCTTTTTCCCTTCACCTGGAACGATAAGCGAAATGAAAATTCCTTATATGAAAGGTATCAGACATGAGTTAGGTGTTCAAGAAGGAATGGCAGTTACGCCATTTTATGACCCGATGATTGCGAAATGTGTTGCAACAGGGGAAACTCGAGCTGAAGCAATTCGCTTAATGCAAGAAGCATTAAATCATTATCAAGTTGAAGGAATTAAGACAAATATTCCTATGCTTCAAACAGTATTAGATCACGAAGAATTTAAACAAGGAAATGCAACAACAGATTTTGTGCAAAAATACTTAACTAAGAAAAAAGAAAAGAAAAAATAG
- a CDS encoding acetyl-CoA carboxylase biotin carboxyl carrier protein subunit, whose product MTEVVASMAGNVWKVLVAVGDEVEEDQDVVILESMKMEIPIATDFDGTVKEVKINEGDFVNEGDVLMIIE is encoded by the coding sequence ATGACAGAAGTAGTAGCATCAATGGCAGGAAATGTATGGAAAGTATTAGTGGCAGTAGGAGACGAAGTTGAGGAAGACCAAGATGTCGTTATTCTAGAGTCGATGAAAATGGAGATTCCGATTGCAACAGATTTTGATGGAACTGTAAAAGAAGTAAAAATTAACGAAGGTGACTTTGTTAATGAAGGCGATGTCTTAATGATAATTGAGTAA
- a CDS encoding hydroxymethylglutaryl-CoA lyase: protein MHLPKSVIIKEVGPRDGLQNEKAFIPTENKIEWINKLSETGLSHIEITSFVPPKWIPQLADSFEVAQGIERAEGISYSALVPNVKGLDRALDAGVDEVAVFMSASEGHNKNNINKTIDETFPLLNDVVKKGLTANKRVRGYVSTVFGCPYDGEVSIKDVIRVVDSLLEMGVYEISLGDTIGVANPLQVEEVLTELFKRFDKSHFAMHFHNTRGLALANVVASLQMGVTVFDSALGGLGGCPYAKGASGNLATDDLVYMLHSMGIQTNIDEQKLYEAAKYVESKIGRNLTSHQMLANN from the coding sequence GTGCATTTGCCAAAATCAGTAATCATAAAAGAAGTAGGTCCAAGAGATGGATTGCAAAATGAAAAGGCCTTTATTCCAACGGAAAATAAAATTGAATGGATAAACAAGCTTTCAGAAACGGGCCTCTCCCATATAGAAATTACATCTTTCGTTCCACCAAAATGGATACCGCAATTAGCAGATTCATTTGAAGTAGCTCAAGGAATTGAAAGAGCCGAAGGAATTTCATATAGTGCACTCGTACCTAACGTTAAAGGTCTTGATCGAGCGCTTGATGCAGGTGTAGATGAAGTAGCTGTTTTTATGTCAGCTAGTGAGGGACATAATAAAAACAACATTAATAAAACAATTGATGAAACATTTCCTTTATTAAATGATGTGGTTAAGAAGGGACTTACTGCAAATAAAAGAGTTAGAGGGTATGTATCTACTGTTTTTGGTTGCCCTTATGACGGAGAAGTGTCAATTAAGGATGTTATTAGAGTGGTAGATTCTCTTTTAGAAATGGGAGTTTACGAAATTTCTCTTGGAGATACAATTGGTGTTGCAAACCCGTTACAAGTGGAAGAAGTATTAACAGAACTTTTTAAACGCTTTGATAAATCCCATTTTGCAATGCACTTCCATAATACTAGGGGGTTAGCATTAGCTAATGTCGTTGCTTCATTGCAGATGGGAGTTACCGTTTTTGATAGCGCTTTAGGAGGGTTAGGCGGATGCCCGTATGCCAAAGGTGCTTCAGGAAATTTGGCAACAGATGACCTAGTTTATATGTTACATAGTATGGGAATTCAAACAAATATTGATGAACAAAAACTATACGAAGCTGCTAAATATGTAGAATCGAAGATAGGTAGAAATTTAACGAGTCATCAAATGCTAGCAAATAATTAA
- a CDS encoding acyl-CoA carboxylase subunit beta, with protein sequence MSLEKELLERVGKIKKGGAEKYHESNAAKGKMFVRERLELLFDEGVKLEDALFANEAAGDLPADGVVTCMGKINGQTVCVMANDSTVKAGSWGARTVEKIIRIQETAEKLNVPMLYLVDSAGARITDQIEMFPGRRGAGRIFYNQVKMSGRVPQVCILFGPSAAGGAYIPAFCDIVIMVDKNSSMYLGSPRMAEMVIGEKVTLEEMGGARMHCSVSGCGDILAKNEQDAIEKARDYLSYFPASFAEKAPVKEALSPQSFDKTLEEIIPKNQNAPFNMVDLIKHIVDEGSFFEIKKLFAKEMLTGLARMNGKPVGIVANQPKAKGGVLFHDSADKAARFITLCDAFNIPLLFLADIPGFMIGTKVERAGIIRHGAKLISAMSEATVPKISVVVRKAYGAGLYAMAGPAFEPDCCLALPTASIAVMGPEAAVNAVYANKIAALPEEERQAFIDEKREEYRQDIDIYRLASEMIIDGIIPANELRSELITRFEMYSSKAITFTSRKHPVYPV encoded by the coding sequence ATGTCTTTAGAAAAAGAACTTCTAGAAAGAGTCGGAAAAATAAAAAAAGGTGGTGCAGAGAAGTACCACGAAAGTAATGCTGCGAAGGGGAAGATGTTTGTCCGTGAACGCCTTGAACTATTATTTGATGAAGGTGTTAAGTTAGAGGACGCCTTATTCGCAAATGAAGCAGCTGGTGATTTACCAGCAGATGGTGTTGTTACTTGCATGGGGAAAATTAATGGACAGACAGTTTGTGTTATGGCAAATGATTCGACTGTAAAAGCTGGTTCATGGGGTGCTAGAACAGTAGAAAAGATTATTAGAATCCAAGAAACAGCTGAGAAACTAAACGTTCCTATGCTCTATTTAGTAGACTCTGCAGGTGCACGTATTACGGACCAAATTGAAATGTTCCCTGGGCGTAGAGGGGCTGGCCGTATTTTTTATAACCAAGTAAAGATGTCTGGTCGTGTGCCACAAGTTTGTATATTATTTGGACCGTCAGCAGCAGGAGGAGCTTATATTCCTGCATTTTGTGACATAGTTATTATGGTCGACAAAAATTCATCTATGTATCTAGGATCACCTCGTATGGCCGAAATGGTTATTGGTGAAAAGGTAACCTTAGAAGAAATGGGCGGAGCTCGAATGCACTGTTCGGTATCTGGTTGCGGAGATATTCTTGCTAAAAATGAGCAAGATGCGATTGAAAAAGCACGAGACTATTTGAGTTATTTCCCAGCATCATTTGCAGAAAAAGCTCCAGTGAAAGAAGCACTAAGTCCGCAAAGTTTTGATAAGACATTAGAAGAAATCATTCCTAAAAATCAAAATGCACCATTTAATATGGTTGATTTAATTAAGCATATTGTAGATGAAGGAAGCTTCTTTGAAATTAAAAAATTGTTTGCGAAAGAGATGCTGACAGGTCTTGCTCGTATGAATGGTAAACCTGTAGGAATTGTTGCAAACCAACCGAAAGCAAAAGGTGGAGTATTATTCCATGATTCTGCCGATAAAGCTGCTCGGTTCATTACGCTTTGTGATGCGTTCAATATTCCATTATTGTTCTTAGCAGATATTCCAGGATTCATGATAGGGACAAAAGTTGAAAGAGCCGGTATTATTCGCCATGGCGCTAAATTAATTTCTGCAATGTCTGAAGCTACTGTGCCGAAAATTTCTGTTGTTGTGAGAAAAGCTTATGGTGCGGGGCTGTATGCGATGGCTGGTCCAGCATTTGAACCAGACTGTTGTTTAGCATTACCAACAGCTTCAATTGCTGTAATGGGACCTGAAGCAGCAGTAAACGCTGTATATGCAAATAAAATTGCTGCTTTACCTGAAGAAGAAAGGCAAGCGTTTATTGATGAAAAACGTGAAGAATACCGTCAAGATATCGACATTTATCGACTTGCGTCTGAAATGATTATTGATGGAATTATTCCAGCTAATGAATTAAGAAGTGAATTAATTACTAGATTTGAAATGTATTCATCTAAAGCAATTACTTTCACATCGCGAAAACATCCTGTGTACCCTGTTTAA
- a CDS encoding AMP-binding protein produces the protein MSNPVWYPSDEYKKSTRLFQWMKKLGFEDYDTFYKKSVEDIAWFWDEAVKELEIEWDVSYETTLDLSNGIKWPNWFVGGKMNIVHNAVEKWSLNSDMRDEKAITWESDNGENVSYTFSQLSNEINKVAGGLVNQGLKKGDCITLYMPMIPETAILMLAAVKIGAIISPTFSGYGAEAVATRLNASGSKVLVTADGFMRRGKAVAMKEVADRACELAPSVEKLIVVSRLNREIKTNKRDVAWEELRTSNPITKTEVMNSDDPMMLIYTSGTTGKPKGTVHTHAGFPIKAAFDAGVGMDINKKDSLLWVTDMGWMMGPFLLFGALVNGATAVMCEGSPDFPKPDRLWQLIDKHDVTHLGISPTLIRSLMTKGDDWLATSKRETLRVIGSTGEPWNPEPWMWLFEKVGHKKIPIFNYSGGTEIAGGILGNILLKPIGPGTFNSPIPGMAAYVVNEKGEQVQSEVGELVLKKPWVGMTKGFWKEPERYEETYWSKFTDTWVHGDWVSVDSDNYWTITGRSDDTLNIAGKRIGPAEIESVLVEHVAVKEAGVIGVPHDIKGETAVCFVVLVNEKDNSEKLPNELIHHTAAQLGKALKPEAVYIISDLPKTRNGKVMRRAIKAAYLNKDAGDITALENGNVLKEIRNCKKDGK, from the coding sequence ATGAGCAATCCTGTATGGTATCCGAGTGATGAATATAAAAAAAGCACAAGATTATTTCAGTGGATGAAAAAGTTAGGATTCGAAGACTACGATACATTTTATAAGAAATCTGTCGAAGATATTGCCTGGTTTTGGGATGAAGCTGTCAAAGAATTAGAAATTGAGTGGGATGTATCTTATGAGACCACTTTAGATTTATCCAATGGCATAAAGTGGCCGAATTGGTTTGTCGGCGGAAAAATGAACATTGTTCATAATGCCGTTGAAAAATGGTCGTTAAATAGTGATATGCGCGATGAGAAGGCGATTACTTGGGAAAGTGACAATGGTGAGAACGTGTCATACACATTTTCACAACTTTCAAATGAAATAAATAAAGTAGCTGGGGGATTAGTAAACCAGGGGTTAAAAAAAGGTGATTGTATAACCCTCTACATGCCAATGATTCCTGAGACAGCTATCCTTATGCTTGCTGCTGTGAAAATTGGGGCTATTATCTCGCCAACATTTTCAGGATACGGAGCTGAAGCAGTTGCTACGCGTTTAAATGCCTCTGGTTCAAAAGTGTTGGTTACTGCTGATGGTTTTATGAGAAGAGGAAAAGCAGTAGCAATGAAGGAAGTCGCTGATCGCGCTTGTGAGTTAGCACCTTCCGTTGAAAAATTAATAGTCGTATCTAGGCTGAACAGAGAAATAAAAACTAATAAACGCGATGTAGCTTGGGAAGAATTGAGAACATCCAATCCTATCACCAAAACAGAAGTAATGAATAGTGATGATCCAATGATGTTAATTTATACTTCTGGCACAACAGGAAAGCCGAAAGGGACTGTGCATACTCACGCAGGGTTCCCGATTAAGGCAGCATTTGATGCAGGTGTTGGAATGGATATTAATAAAAAAGATTCGCTTTTATGGGTGACAGATATGGGCTGGATGATGGGACCATTCCTACTCTTTGGTGCACTAGTTAATGGGGCAACTGCAGTAATGTGCGAAGGGAGCCCAGATTTCCCGAAGCCTGATCGTTTATGGCAGTTAATCGATAAGCACGATGTAACTCATCTAGGTATCTCGCCAACATTAATTCGTTCATTAATGACAAAAGGCGACGACTGGCTTGCTACTTCAAAAAGAGAGACATTAAGAGTTATTGGCTCAACAGGTGAACCATGGAATCCAGAGCCTTGGATGTGGCTATTTGAAAAAGTTGGTCACAAAAAAATACCTATATTTAATTATTCTGGCGGAACAGAAATTGCTGGTGGAATTTTAGGCAATATTTTATTGAAGCCGATCGGTCCAGGTACATTTAATAGTCCAATTCCAGGCATGGCAGCATATGTAGTGAACGAAAAAGGTGAACAAGTGCAAAGTGAAGTTGGTGAACTAGTATTAAAAAAACCATGGGTTGGTATGACGAAAGGTTTTTGGAAAGAACCAGAGCGTTATGAAGAGACATATTGGTCTAAGTTCACGGATACATGGGTGCACGGAGATTGGGTTTCTGTAGATTCGGACAATTATTGGACGATAACAGGGAGATCTGATGACACATTAAACATTGCGGGGAAACGAATTGGCCCTGCAGAAATTGAGTCAGTATTAGTTGAACATGTGGCAGTTAAAGAAGCGGGAGTTATTGGAGTTCCACATGACATTAAGGGTGAAACTGCAGTTTGTTTCGTAGTATTAGTGAATGAAAAGGACAACTCGGAAAAGCTTCCAAACGAATTAATACATCATACAGCTGCTCAATTAGGAAAAGCACTGAAGCCAGAAGCAGTTTATATTATTAGTGATTTACCGAAAACGCGAAATGGAAAAGTGATGAGAAGAGCTATCAAAGCTGCTTACTTAAATAAAGATGCGGGAGATATTACTGCATTAGAAAATGGAAATGTTTTAAAGGAAATTAGGAATTGTAAAAAGGATGGAAAATAA
- a CDS encoding ferredoxin, which produces MAKYTIVDKETCIACGACGAAAPDIYDYDDEGIAFVTLDDNEGIVEIPDVLHEDMQDAFDGCPTDSIKIADEPFDGDALKFE; this is translated from the coding sequence ATGGCAAAGTATACGATTGTTGACAAAGAAACTTGTATTGCTTGTGGTGCTTGTGGAGCTGCTGCACCAGACATTTATGATTATGATGATGAGGGCATTGCATTTGTAACACTTGATGATAACGAAGGAATTGTAGAAATTCCAGATGTTTTACATGAAGATATGCAAGATGCGTTTGATGGTTGCCCAACTGACTCTATCAAGATTGCTGATGAGCCATTCGATGGTGACGCATTAAAATTTGAATAG
- a CDS encoding helix-turn-helix domain-containing protein: MDYRSSIILNTLSKFNGERTVHGVYHLLKGKKTSQTIQDAKLFHADHLFATMRDLTRIQYDNCIKKLVQNTYVTISQDNLYKLTEKGEQFSRNFRNEDRIPKHIQGLFYSSTAKYFWERFSLYVQVLSNVVAGNNKFTPIIINEKAAWWVKKHFPSNYNRAKVSDQLFNECLSLLQQLSDIEATIFTMKLSGSNRIGYTLAQISNDLNMDKQEVNFYFQSSCHFIVAQVMKSRSDYPLLSSFVDEEKNNIMLTKTAQDTKKLLLTGKSIEEVMNIRQLKRSTIEDHVVEIASSDQHFSIDTYVSIVEQQLIRKTIEHTGSKKLKEIKSNLCNDNIPYFKIRLVLAKGGL, encoded by the coding sequence ATGGATTACCGTTCATCAATCATTCTTAATACGTTGTCAAAATTTAATGGTGAAAGAACTGTTCATGGTGTTTATCATTTACTAAAAGGGAAAAAAACATCACAAACAATTCAAGATGCTAAACTCTTTCATGCAGACCATCTTTTTGCCACTATGAGAGACTTAACTAGAATACAGTATGATAATTGCATAAAAAAACTTGTGCAAAACACATACGTAACTATTTCACAGGATAATTTATACAAACTTACGGAAAAAGGTGAACAGTTTTCGAGAAATTTTCGAAATGAAGACCGGATCCCGAAACATATCCAAGGCTTATTTTATAGTTCCACTGCGAAGTATTTTTGGGAACGTTTTTCTCTATATGTACAAGTCTTGTCCAATGTAGTTGCAGGTAATAATAAATTCACACCGATCATTATTAATGAGAAGGCTGCTTGGTGGGTCAAAAAACATTTTCCATCTAACTACAATAGAGCTAAAGTTTCTGATCAGCTTTTCAATGAATGTTTGTCACTATTACAACAATTAAGTGATATAGAAGCTACTATTTTTACAATGAAGCTAAGCGGCTCAAATAGAATAGGTTATACACTAGCGCAAATTTCCAATGATTTAAACATGGACAAGCAAGAAGTCAATTTTTATTTTCAAAGTTCATGCCACTTTATTGTAGCTCAAGTAATGAAAAGTAGAAGCGATTATCCGCTTCTTAGCTCGTTTGTTGATGAAGAGAAGAATAACATTATGCTGACGAAAACTGCTCAAGATACAAAAAAACTTCTCCTTACTGGGAAAAGTATCGAAGAAGTGATGAACATCCGTCAGTTAAAAAGAAGTACAATTGAAGATCATGTTGTAGAAATTGCTAGTAGCGACCAACACTTTTCAATAGACACATACGTTTCTATAGTAGAACAACAACTAATTAGGAAAACAATTGAGCATACAGGGTCAAAAAAATTAAAAGAAATCAAAAGTAACCTATGTAATGACAATATTCCTTATTTTAAAATCCGTTTAGTTCTTGCAAAGGGAGGTTTGTAG
- a CDS encoding RecQ family ATP-dependent DNA helicase translates to MNLEKLLKEKFGYATFRTGQKEIITDLLEGKDVFAMLPTGAGKSLTYLMPGYVFEGIIVIVSPLLSLMEDQVKELKKNGEKRVVAINSFINKYEKSELLLNLDKFKFIFLSPETLQNKFIIKQLQQQVIALFVVDEAHCISQWGHEFRTDYLKLGEIKKTLGSPPCLALTATAPNHVQNDIIDQLQIPKAVKHIYNIDRPNIALHVKRVYDEKDKINELIRFVENLQGPGIIYFSSRKMTEKIAQIIKEETNLKVAAYHGGLEQEDRILLQQQFVEGQLDVICCTSAFGMGVNKPDTRFVIHYHFPGQIESYVQEIGRAGRDGKESVAILLYLEEDTHIPKRLVEHEFPSPEIVDELFNLVSKYSQESKQLHIEDENEWCEKLQISETMWRFLKFQLERLSILKGTLIGSIPEQEIFTNSIMKVIHTRKHFKYEKLNEMLLFLQTETCLRQYILAIFNQEMEKKPDNCCTNCIFKEETFFRKQGIEQTHFPFNWKKELHTIFNQSEIK, encoded by the coding sequence GTGAATTTAGAAAAATTGCTTAAAGAAAAATTTGGCTATGCAACCTTCCGAACAGGACAGAAGGAAATTATTACGGACCTTTTAGAAGGCAAAGACGTTTTTGCGATGTTACCTACAGGAGCGGGTAAGTCTTTGACTTACTTAATGCCTGGATATGTGTTTGAAGGAATAATAGTGATTGTTTCTCCATTGCTTTCATTAATGGAGGATCAAGTGAAGGAACTAAAGAAAAATGGTGAAAAAAGAGTAGTAGCAATCAACAGCTTTATAAATAAATATGAAAAAAGTGAACTCCTTTTAAATTTAGATAAGTTCAAATTCATTTTTTTATCTCCGGAAACATTACAAAATAAATTTATCATTAAGCAATTACAACAACAAGTGATCGCGTTGTTTGTTGTTGATGAAGCACATTGTATATCACAGTGGGGTCATGAGTTTAGAACTGATTATTTAAAATTAGGAGAAATAAAAAAGACACTAGGATCACCACCATGTTTGGCACTCACTGCTACAGCACCTAACCATGTGCAAAACGATATTATCGATCAATTACAAATACCTAAAGCAGTCAAGCATATTTACAATATTGACCGTCCAAACATCGCATTACATGTAAAAAGAGTATATGATGAAAAAGATAAAATAAATGAACTTATACGATTTGTAGAAAATCTCCAAGGACCAGGGATTATTTATTTTTCAAGTAGAAAAATGACAGAAAAAATTGCACAAATAATTAAAGAGGAAACGAACTTAAAAGTTGCGGCATACCATGGCGGATTAGAACAAGAGGATCGAATATTATTACAACAACAATTTGTCGAAGGTCAGCTTGATGTTATTTGTTGTACTAGTGCATTCGGCATGGGAGTAAATAAGCCAGATACTCGATTTGTTATCCATTATCACTTTCCAGGACAAATAGAATCTTATGTTCAGGAAATTGGACGGGCAGGCAGAGATGGAAAAGAAAGCGTTGCCATTTTATTGTATTTAGAGGAAGATACTCATATACCAAAGAGGTTAGTGGAACACGAGTTTCCAAGTCCTGAGATAGTAGATGAACTTTTTAACTTAGTTAGCAAATATTCACAGGAATCAAAACAGCTTCATATTGAAGATGAAAATGAATGGTGTGAAAAATTGCAAATTAGCGAAACAATGTGGCGATTTTTAAAGTTTCAACTGGAAAGACTTTCAATCTTAAAGGGCACTTTAATCGGATCAATTCCCGAGCAAGAAATATTCACCAATTCAATAATGAAAGTTATTCATACGAGAAAACATTTTAAATATGAAAAACTTAATGAAATGTTATTATTTTTACAAACGGAAACGTGTTTAAGGCAATATATATTAGCGATATTTAATCAAGAAATGGAAAAAAAGCCAGATAACTGCTGCACGAATTGTATTTTTAAAGAAGAAACATTTTTTCGAAAGCAAGGGATAGAACAAACCCACTTTCCTTTCAATTGGAAAAAAGAACTACACACTATCTTTAATCAAAGTGAGATAAAATGA